The sequence below is a genomic window from Streptomyces sp. NBC_00582.
CGACCGTTCGGAGGCGGAGCTGCGCATCGGCTTCCAGCAGGGGGACGGGTCCTGGTCGGCGGTGGGCCGGGACGCGCTGCTCGCGGGGCTCCACGAGCGGACCATGAACTTCGGCTGGGACCTGACCGCCCCGGGGGAGCGGGCGACGGCCCTGCACGAGATCGGGCACGCGCTCGGCATGCAGCACGAGCACCAGAGCCCGTTCGCGGGCATCCACTGGGACGACGAGGCGGTCTACGCCGATCTGGCGGGCCCGCCGAACCACTGGAGCCGGGACCGCACGTACTTCAACGTTCTGCGCAAGCTGGATCCGGCCGAGGTCAACGGCTCGGTGTGGGATCCGCAGTCCGTGATGGAGTACCCCTTCGCGGCGGGGCTGATCCTGGAGCCGGAGCAGTTCCGGGGCGGTGTCCATCCGCCGGGGGCGCTCTCGCCGCTGGACAAGGAGTTCGTGCTGCGCTGGTATCCGCCGCCCGAGACGCCGACGCCGCCCGCGCTGGTGCCGTTCCGGTCGGTGGCGCTGTCGCTGGGGCCGGGCGAGCAGGCCGACTTCACCGTGGAGCCGCGGGAGACCCGCGAGTACACGGTCGGCACGTTCGGCGAGAGCGACTCGGTCGTCGTGGTCTTCGAGGAGCGGGACGGCGAACCCCGCTTCCTCGCCGGCCAGGACGACGGCGGCACCCCGCACAACGCCACGATCAGGTCCCGGCTCGTCCGGGGCCGCCGCTATGTCGTCCGGGTCCGCCTGTCCTCCGGCTGGGGTTCGGGCGAGACGGCGGTCATGTGCTGGTGAGCGGCGCACGACCGCGCACAGACCACTGTCCGGCACCGGGGGAAGGGCCGGGCACGTCACCTTCGGGGGAGGGAGACGTGCCCGGCCGCACCGGCCGGCGTCGGCCGGACACGGTGGCCTACGCGGCCGGGGAGTGGCCGCGGCGGCGCCACTCCTCGGCGAGGAGTGTGTAGGAGCGGACCCGGTCGGTGTGGTCGTGGGTGATGGTCGTGATGAGGAGTTCGTCGGCGCCGGTGGCCTCCTGGAGCTGTTCCAGCCGGTCGGCGACCGCGGCCGGGGTGCCGACGAACCGGGTGTCGAGGCGGTCCTGGACGAGGGCGCGGTCCTCGTCGGTCCAGGGGTGGGCGCGGGCCTCCTCGGGGGTCGGGAACGGGATGGCGCCCTCGGCGGTGCGGATGCTGCGCACCCACGGGGCGTAGCCGGTGGCGAGCTCGCGGGCCGTCGCGTCGTCCTCGGCGACGACGACGTCCGCCGACACGCTGACGTAGGGCGCGTCGAGCGTGTCGGAGGGCTTGAAGCGGGACCGGTAGGCGTCGACCGCCTCCAGCACGGTGGCCGGGGAGACGTGGTAGTTCGCCGCGAACCGCAGGCCCCGGGCGCCCGCGACCTCCGCGCTCTGCCCTCCGCTGCTGCCGAGGATCCACAGCTCCAGA
It includes:
- the absR1 gene encoding beta-glucuronidase AbsR1; translation: MTARYCSLAQQPAPAFAPGLAAERLGALLSGRRMWVNGTVLHYHFFDGENDASVIPVPGGGGTRRVSWVGDAAQRDVVRDCFREWAGLGIGVSFAEVADRSEAELRIGFQQGDGSWSAVGRDALLAGLHERTMNFGWDLTAPGERATALHEIGHALGMQHEHQSPFAGIHWDDEAVYADLAGPPNHWSRDRTYFNVLRKLDPAEVNGSVWDPQSVMEYPFAAGLILEPEQFRGGVHPPGALSPLDKEFVLRWYPPPETPTPPALVPFRSVALSLGPGEQADFTVEPRETREYTVGTFGESDSVVVVFEERDGEPRFLAGQDDGGTPHNATIRSRLVRGRRYVVRVRLSSGWGSGETAVMCW